Sequence from the Vanessa tameamea isolate UH-Manoa-2023 chromosome 4, ilVanTame1 primary haplotype, whole genome shotgun sequence genome:
atttaatttaaacagtaaaatatatttaactattaactactactaaaaaaaattaacattttttaggTAGTTGAAGAAGAGGCGGCAAAAAGAATAGAACTACTTGTAAAGAAGAGGGTTGAGGAAGAACTGGAGAAGCGTAAAGATGAAATAGAGCAAGAAGTTGCAAAAAGAGTTGAAGAGGCAAAAAGAAAGATGGAGAAAGAAATGATGGAGGAACTAGAAAGGCAAAGAGAACAGCAACGTCAGGAGGAGATGGCTAGACAGGTAACTATGTTTTGTACCCTTCAGTCATCTGTAAAAGCAATGCAATATTGCTCTTACATGTGACACAAAAACTGAGGGAACAATGTGATTTGTTCTCACAGCTTACACATGCTACaaataatgttgaatgtttattATACCAACTATGTACAAAAGAAACTAATAAAAGTATTCTTTCGATCATATCTGTTAAAGGTCCAGTCAGGTGTAGTTCGAGTGCTTACAAGAATTTTTCTTGAATTCTTAATTGTTCACTCATTAAGAAAgactttattttacaattttttgtattcaataacaaCATGCATGTCATTTGCACCTCCGAGacagattatttttgtatgaactGTTGAACCGTAAATGCCATAAAGGTGACCGGCtagcattttaaaattgttcacTTGACTGTCCTTGGCAGTCACGTAGTCTATAAGTCAGGTCAGAAGACTGATCAAGAGCCAGAAGACCTAAGAATTTTAAGGAGTTGCTGCTTGAGGATCCAGGCCTGACAGCTGAAGGTAttttttgaaactattttttgtaaaccaATACCGTTTATGTTATACTCGGGCAGATTACATAATAACATCATATATAAGTAATGATGTTGTAGGATTTGTAGGGCACAATAACAGTGAACACTGAATAGGTATGTAAAAAACTATGTAGTGACTCAAACTGTACAGTGTACCATACATATAGATTGTGCATACATGTAATTTTTGTAGGGACAATACAAAACTTaggtgatatatttaaataacacaaaatacaatgattttgtatatcatcaatattacaaattctatgttcataaaattttataaaacaatataaatatattcttgcatatttatttaatatttgttgccacttaatctgttttaaaaattgtattaatatgatGTTTCTATCATACAGGAGGAAGAAGCTCGTAAAAGGAAAGAATTGGAGGAAATCATGGCAGAAAATAACAGAAAGATAGAGGAAGCTCAACGCAAGCTGGTtagttgaatttttattttgtaaagtccATTCCAATGGCTTAATAAGTTTAAagcaaatgaaatataaaaatagttaaatttaaacaaatatatttttttgtgtttaggcTGAAGAAAGACTAGCGATGATAGAAGAACAAAGAAAAATGGATGAAGAAagacaaaaacttaaaaaagaaCAAGAAAAGCGAATTAAAGAGgaacaaaagaaaattttagGGAAAAATAATTCAAGACCCAAACTGTCATTTTCACTGAAGCCTCTCTGATGGGTATTGTGAATATGTAATAAACTTTTGCTAAGTTAAAATTCTATGTATCTTGTGTTAGACAAAATTTTCCAAGTGTCGTAATTAgggtttgatttaaaaaaattgcaaaataatagGAATAATGATAACAGAAACATTTAAACTTATTCCATTTGAttcataaaacaacaaaataaaaactaggtTAACTGATGGCGTGGCTTAACATTTTGTATTGTCAATATATCataatgttgatttttttgtaCAGAATCTCTAACATGTTTGACAAAGACTTGTTGTCCCTTTCGAAACCACACACGAGAAAGAGAgtaagaaagagaaagagagaacTATTATTTAGACCTGTCAAATTAGTTAGAAATTCTATATCCATTTGGCGCAATTCTCAAATATAGAATTTGCTTACTGAAAGTCGAAATAAAACTCGAACGCTTGAAAGCACACATTGATAATTAAAAGGTCTTATtagatatttatcaatatacacacacacaaccacttttataaaatgtcagtAACATTTAAGggtaaataatttctaaagcATTCTTTAATACAAGATAATGTTAAGtagtaaataatcttatttatagtatcatacattttttttacaaatatatattatataacagaatacaatccaattttaatttgtttatggtTTGATTCATACTGAATTATTTCCTTTACACTTTCGAATCACtgcaaaaatagaaaatttacagcaaaataaattaaaactccaTTGAAATCCGTCCACACGAAAAGTTTCACATAGTTTATCcatagttttcttttatttactgCAGAGTTGTTATACTTCAGAACAATAAAAGAACAAACTGTATCTTGTCAAGAAGATAGTTGTTAGTAGGAAAATTTAAGGCATGACTAGGCTTATGTAtctaaaaaaaacgaattggactaaaataaatattctgttatatttaaaaacatgctTATGACTGAAACGGAAGAAGATGAATAATTAATCTCAACGTGCTATCATTAttgaagttttttataaattattattttatggcatATTTCAATTGAGGCTACacctatttgaatataattggaAAAACTAATCTTAAACAATAGAATTGTCTTGAAATAACAGATAGAGGCATACACGTTTGACAATATAGATGCGCGTGCGTCTTTTCATAATAATCTTCGACTTCTCATTTAGACCTTTgggtattgaatattaattggcTTAAAAAATAGAATGTAGGTTGTAGAAAATGTATGTAAAGAGCTATTACGATCAAAATGATACGATAAAAGAAGAACGCACGCCGCACCAGATCgtctataataaaactattaattatcttagttgaataaaatttatataattaacaagaCAGTATAATTTACAGTACCAGCAGCTCTATAGATAAAAAACAATCGATATTTAAagctgttatttaaaaaatcctgttactatgtaatgatgtgGGAGTAGCAacgatttttttctatatatatatatgttagtaataataatatttcagatgaatatttaatcatataacaacataaataataacatatttgagTTGCAGAATTGCGAACGCAGACCATTTCTGTTAATCAATtgtattcttttatataaataacataataatcaaaatatcaaCATAAGAAATAGCTGAGACAGAGGCCTttgaattaacattatatagcAATACATTTACGAATCCGAACGTTTTAGATATTGTGAAAGTTGTTATGTAGATatagatatttgttaaaatgcaaatatatactgctaaattaaatt
This genomic interval carries:
- the LOC113394460 gene encoding UPF0430 protein CG31712, with amino-acid sequence MGRSRSRSKTPRRHHKSSKHSRKKSRSKDRSSSRSRSSKHAEKTRERSSKSRKRSHSASSTSSSGGSYDANRTSRKKSKGRSKMDEVDRLAEMERQRRIREAEQKVVEEEAAKRIELLVKKRVEEELEKRKDEIEQEVAKRVEEAKRKMEKEMMEELERQREQQRQEEMARQEEEARKRKELEEIMAENNRKIEEAQRKLAEERLAMIEEQRKMDEERQKLKKEQEKRIKEEQKKILGKNNSRPKLSFSLKPL